One Gordonia pseudamarae genomic window, CATCGCCCGCGCCGGCGCGTCCGGGTCGCCCTCCGGCGGCGGCACCAGCCGGATCACCTCGTCGAGCAGTTCGGCCACACCCACACCGGTCTTGCCCGACACCCGCAGGACGTCCTCGGGTTCGCAGCCGATGATGTGCGCGATCTCCCCGGCGTACCGGTCGGGATCGGCGGCGGGTAGATCGATCTTGTTGAGCACCGGGATAATGGTGAGGTCGTTGTCCATCGCCAGGTACAGGTTGGCCAGGGTCTGTGCCTCGATGCCCTGAGCGGCGTCGACGAGCAGCACGGCCCCCTCGCACGCCTCCAGTGCCCGGCTCACCTCGTAGGTGAAGTCGACGTGGCCGGGGGTGTCGATGAGGTGGATGACGTAGTCCTGGTCGTCCACCTTCCACGGCAACCGCACATTCTGCGCCTTGATGGTGATGCCACGCTCGCGTTCGATGTCCATCCGGTCCAGGTACTGCGCGCGCATCGCACGCTCCTCCACCACGCCGGTGAGCTGCAGCATCCGGTCGGCCAGCGTCGACTTGCCGTGGTCGATGTGGGCGATGATGCAGAAGTTCCGGATCAGTGATGGGTCGGTGAAGGTGGTGTCGGCGAAGTTGGGAATCTCTACTGCTCCTTCGGCGGGTGCCACGTACTGGCACAGGTCACCGTCCAGTTTCCCACACCCGCTCGATAGGGTCGCCGCATGACCGAACCCGTACCCTAGGCACCACCACCGGCCGGGCATCATCGGCCGACGGCCCGTCAGTGGACCCTGGTGGGCGCGATCGTGGCGTTCGGGGCCGGATTCGTGCTGTATCGCTGGTTCAGGCACGACGGCGACCTCGGTCGATCGGCGGCGCTGTACGTGGGCATCCCCTCGTCCTCGCCGTCATCCTGGCGCTGTCGGCGCCACCGAAGCGAGCGACCGGCACCGCGTTGAGGGTGACGACGCTGCTTCTGCTGTTGTCGGTACCGGTGCTGGGCGAGGGCGCGATCTGTGTGCTGCTGGCCGCGCCGCTGTTCTATTTCTTCGTCTTCACCGGCGCCAAGTCGGTGGAGGCGTGGCGTGAGGGCGATCGACCGCCGGGTGCCGGGTTGTTCGTGGCCCCGGTGCTGTTGGGGATGCTGGCTTTGGAGGGCACCACACCGCACCCGTCGACCTGCTGATCGCGTGGGCACTGCTGTGGTCATTGATCCCGGTGCTCATGGCCAGGTGGATTCCGCTACCGTATCTGGTGACAGGGCCGGTGCTCCTGGACGTGTACGGGATGGCGCGGCTCGATCCGATCGTCCCACTGGCCGCCGACTGGTGGTGGGGCGAACTGCTGGCGATAGCCGTCTGCCTGCTGCCGGGTGTGCTGTTGGCCGAACTCACCGTCCGACGTCGTGCGCTACGGGTCCGGGTCGCGTTGCAGGTGATGCTGTTCACTTCGGTGCTGTTCGTCGCGGTGCCGGTTCTGACGATGACGGCAACGCGGCACGCGCCGGCGTTCCGCGTGGCGGGTGACCGGCGTGTGCACGTCGGTGGCCCGGTCGACATGATCCTCATCCAGATCGGCGCGGTGATCACGCTGATCGCGTTGGCCGCGGTGATCGAGTTCTATTGTGCCGGCGGCACGCCGTGGCCGTGGGATCCGCCGGAGCAGTTGGTCACCAGCGGCCCGTACGCATACCTGGCGAACCCCATGCAGGTCTGCGGTGTGTTGTTGATCGCGTTGACCGCCGCCGAGGATCATCCCGGGGCGCTGCGCCGGATCCGGTACGAGCACGATTCGCCGTCGTACGCGCTTGACGGGATTCGCGCCGTCGGCGCTGTGATGACCCATCTGAACCTGGCATGGGCAATCGTGGGATGGCTGATCTCGGCGCCCGTCATCGCCCAGTTCCTGCAACTTCTCATCGACGCCTCCGGAGGCGCTCCCCGAGACCTGCCGACATAGCCCGCGGACGCGGCGGTGCGTCGCGCGACGAAACACGCCGGTACCGATGCCCGCCACGGGTACGTTCGACACCATGCCACGCTCCCTCCCATACCCGTTGCGGACCCTCGGCGAGGGACTCGAGGACCTCGACCGCCGACTGTTCGACGCCGTCGCCGAGTCACCGAGCCCCCTGCTCGACCTCACCATGCGCCCGCTGTCCGCGGCCGCGGATCACTCCAAGCTGTGGATGTTGATCGGCGCGGGCCTGGGATCGTCGGGAAGTCTGTCGATGCGGCGCGGCGCGGCGCGCGGCCTGGTGACTCTCGGGGTCACCAGCCTGGTGGTCAATCAGGGGTTCAAACGGCTCTACCCGCGTACCCGTCCCCTGTCCACGGGTGTGCCGCTCTCGCGGCTACGACGCCAGCCGACATCCAACTCCTTCCCGTCGGGCCATTCCGCCAGCGCGGCCGCGTTCGCGATCGGCGTCGGCCTGGAGAACCGGACGGCCGGCTATCTGTTGGCCGGTCTGGCCGGCGCGGTCGGGCTCTCCCGTGTCGCGACGGGCGCGCACTTTCCCGGTGATGTGCTGGCCGGGTTCACGCTGGGCGCGGGCATCGCGGTCGCGGGTGCGCGGGTGATCCCGGCGGTCGAGGACAGCCGGGCCCTCATCGCGGAGCCGAGCGTCGAGAACCTGCGACCCGATCCGGACGGCGCCGGGCTCGTCGTCGTGCTCAATCCGGCGTCCGGCGACGGGTCGGGCGCGCGGGTCGCAGACGAGTTGCGGGACAGTCTTCCGGCGGCCGAGATCGTGGAACTCGACGACGATTCAGATATCGACGCGATCGCCGCCGACGCCGCCGCCCGCGCCGACTTCCTCGGCGTCGCGGGCGGCGATGGCACGGTCGCCGCCGTCGCCCGGCACGCGATCGCGGCGGACAAGCCGCTGGCGGTCTTCCCTGCGGGAACGTTCAACCACTTCGCGAAGGACATCGATGCGGTGAACGTCGCCTCCAGCATCGAATCGTTTCAGGCCGGCCGGGTGGCGCGTGTCGACGTGGTGTGGCTCAATGACGAGACACTGCTGCTCAACACGGCCAGCATCGGCGCATACCCGGATTTCGTGCGCGCACGTTCGCGCTACCAGCGCCGGCGCATCGAACGACCCACGGCGACCATGCACGCGGTGCTCAAGGTGCTGCGCGACTCGTCGCCGGTGCGGGTGCGCATCGAGGGCCGCCCGGTCACGGTCTCGTACTTCTTTCTGGGCAATTCCGTCTACGGTGCCCCGAGCTTCCTTCCCGGCAGGCGGACCCGTCTCGACGACGGTGTGCTCGACGTCCGCTACCTCGAGGTCGGGCACCGCAACGCGACCACACGGCTGCTCGCATCGTGGCTCGGCGGCCGGCTCCGGAACTCCACGATCTACCGCGAGTTGCAGGCACCGGTGGTGACCATCGAATCCGACGAACCCTTCCGCGTCGCGCACGACGGTGAAGCGGGCAACCTGCATACGCGTGCGCGCTTCCGCGTCGGCTATCGCGAGCTGCGGGTGTTCGGAACCTCGGTCGTGTAAAGCCACGTAACCGCATGATCAGCGTTTTGTGTCGCCTGGCGCTACAAGACGCGGAGTCTTGGATCGGTGAGGGCGGCGAGGGACTGGTGGATGGAGTCGGGGACGTAGGTGGGGCGTTCAATGAGGTCGGCCCACGTGAAGTTGAGTACCGTCCAACCTGCGGCGATCAGTGCGTTCCGACGAGTTCTGTCGCGCTGAAAGGCTCGCGCACCGCCATGACTGGCCATGCCGTCGATCTCGACGGCAAGCATTTCCTCCAGGAACGCGACATCGACGCAGTAGCCGGCGGTCGGATGATTGGCCACCCACCCTCGAATCCGCGCCCGGCGCAGCAGCACGGCCACCACACGTTCGGCCGCCGACCGCGCGCCGTCTCCGACACCTTCCAGAAGCCGAACCATCTCGGGGTGGTTCCATCTCAACCGAAAACTCCGCGATTTGTCGCGCCAGGCGACACAAAGCGCTGAGTATGCGATGGCTTAACGTGGGCACATGAGTGTGGTGGCGGATGTGGTGCGGCCCAATGGGGCGGTGCGGGGGGTTGTGGTGTTGGCGCATGGCGCGGGTGGGAACCGGGATGCGGCCATCCTGCGCGCGTACGCCGACGCGCTGTGCGCGCGGGGGCTGGTGGTGGCGCGGATCGATATGCCGTATCGGCAGCAGCGACCGAAAGGTCCGCCGAGTCCGTCGAAGGCCGCGGCCGACCGGGACGGGATCCGGGAGGCGTGTGCACAGTTCCGCGGCGAATCGGACGGACCGCTGATCGTGGGCGGACACTCGTACGGCGGACGGCAGGCATCGATGCTTGTCGCCGAGGATCCCGGCGTCGCCGACGGGTTGCTGTTGTCGTCGTATCCGCTGCATCCGCCGGGCAAACCGGAACGGATGCGCACCGAGCACCTGCCTGATATCACGGTGCCGACGGTGATCGTGCACGGCTCCCGAGACCCGTTCGCCACCACCACCGAACTCGCCGGCGCGATCGCGCTGTTCACCGCGCCGGTGCGCGTTGTGGAGGTCACCGCACCGCACGACCTCAAACCGGACAAGACCGGAGTCTCCGGGCTCGCCGCCAAAGCCGTCGACACCTTGTTCTTCGACCGAAAGGCCCTTCAGTGAGTCCCGCTCCGCGCAGCCGCCGCACCGCCGACCTCGCGCGCGTCATCAGCTACACCCCCGAACTCGACGGCGACGCCGACCCCGGTGAGATCGTGTGGACATGGGTTCCCTACGAGGACGACCCGAACCAGGGCAAGGACCGTCCGGTACTCGTGGTGGGCCGCGACCTTCGCGACAACGATCCCGACAATGTGCTCGGGCTGATGCTGTCGAGCAAAGGCCACCGCCGCGACGACGAGCACTGGCTGGCCATCGGCACCGGCGAGTGGGATGCCGAACACCGCGACAGCTACATCCGACTCGACCGGGTACTGGTCATCGACGACAACGGAATCCGTCGCGAAGGAGCCATCCTGGACGAGCGTCACTTCACTGCGATTGCCGCCGAACTACGAACCCACTACGACTGGCGCTGAGTCGTCCACTGGGTCGATGGCTCAGGCCAGCCGGGTGATCTCCACGACGACGTCGAGGTCGGTGGCCCCGCCGCCGGTGTACACCCCGCGCAGCGGTGAGACATCGGCGTAGTCGCGGCCCACACCCACCGACACGTGGCGTTCGGTGATCGTGGTGTCGTTGGTGGGGTCATGGCCCCACCAACCGCCGGTCCACGCCTCGATCCACGCGTGGCTCTGGCCCGCGACGGTCTTGTCGATCGGCGCGTTCGGGTCGGGGTGCAGATACCCCGACACGTACCGCGACGGGATGCCCAGAGACCGCAGCATCAGCAGGGTGAGATGGGCGTAGTCCTGGCAGACACCTTTGCGTTCGTTCCAGGCATCGACGGCGGTGGTGTGCACACCGGTGGTGCCGGGTACGTACTCCATCTCGTCGTACACGAACTTGCAGACCGCCTCGACCGCGTCCTCCGGGGTGCGGCCCTTGGCC contains:
- a CDS encoding endonuclease domain-containing protein; translated protein: MVRLLEGVGDGARSAAERVVAVLLRRARIRGWVANHPTAGYCVDVAFLEEMLAVEIDGMASHGGARAFQRDRTRRNALIAAGWTVLNFTWADLIERPTYVPDSIHQSLAALTDPRLRVL
- a CDS encoding type II toxin-antitoxin system PemK/MazF family toxin translates to MSPAPRSRRTADLARVISYTPELDGDADPGEIVWTWVPYEDDPNQGKDRPVLVVGRDLRDNDPDNVLGLMLSSKGHRRDDEHWLAIGTGEWDAEHRDSYIRLDRVLVIDDNGIRREGAILDERHFTAIAAELRTHYDWR
- a CDS encoding transglutaminase family protein, whose translation is MSWRLRVVHSTGFAYKSAVTSSYNEARLTPRSDHRQNVIVNRVETVPSSRAYRYTDYWGSAVTAFDLHAPHNELEVSGLSVVETDAGERPQQQATWEELHTEYIKDRYDEMLANTAYVPKNRGLGTTAKRLAKGRTPEDAVEAVCKFVYDEMEYVPGTTGVHTTAVDAWNERKGVCQDYAHLTLLMLRSLGIPSRYVSGYLHPDPNAPIDKTVAGQSHAWIEAWTGGWWGHDPTNDTTITERHVSVGVGRDYADVSPLRGVYTGGGATDLDVVVEITRLA
- a CDS encoding alpha/beta hydrolase family protein; protein product: MSVVADVVRPNGAVRGVVVLAHGAGGNRDAAILRAYADALCARGLVVARIDMPYRQQRPKGPPSPSKAAADRDGIREACAQFRGESDGPLIVGGHSYGGRQASMLVAEDPGVADGLLLSSYPLHPPGKPERMRTEHLPDITVPTVIVHGSRDPFATTTELAGAIALFTAPVRVVEVTAPHDLKPDKTGVSGLAAKAVDTLFFDRKALQ
- a CDS encoding bifunctional phosphatase PAP2/diacylglycerol kinase family protein; amino-acid sequence: MPATGTFDTMPRSLPYPLRTLGEGLEDLDRRLFDAVAESPSPLLDLTMRPLSAAADHSKLWMLIGAGLGSSGSLSMRRGAARGLVTLGVTSLVVNQGFKRLYPRTRPLSTGVPLSRLRRQPTSNSFPSGHSASAAAFAIGVGLENRTAGYLLAGLAGAVGLSRVATGAHFPGDVLAGFTLGAGIAVAGARVIPAVEDSRALIAEPSVENLRPDPDGAGLVVVLNPASGDGSGARVADELRDSLPAAEIVELDDDSDIDAIAADAAARADFLGVAGGDGTVAAVARHAIAADKPLAVFPAGTFNHFAKDIDAVNVASSIESFQAGRVARVDVVWLNDETLLLNTASIGAYPDFVRARSRYQRRRIERPTATMHAVLKVLRDSSPVRVRIEGRPVTVSYFFLGNSVYGAPSFLPGRRTRLDDGVLDVRYLEVGHRNATTRLLASWLGGRLRNSTIYRELQAPVVTIESDEPFRVAHDGEAGNLHTRARFRVGYRELRVFGTSVV